Proteins encoded together in one Rana temporaria chromosome 6, aRanTem1.1, whole genome shotgun sequence window:
- the NAGA gene encoding alpha-N-acetylgalactosaminidase has product MQLVYLGILLALSALCSSLDNGLAKTPPMGWMTWERYRCNIDCKIDPENCIGENLIKGIADKMADSGWRELGYVYISIDDCWALKSRDSNGQLQPDPVRFPSGMKALADYVHARGLKLGIYGDMGNFTCGGYPGTTLDTIQIDADTFASWEVDMLKFDGCYSNSSEKALGYPKMSYALNATGRPILYSCSWPAYEGGLPPQVNYTLLGSICNLWRNYGDIQDSWDSVLNILEWFASNQDALQSAAGPGRWNDPDMLITGDFGLSYEQSKSQLAIWAILAAPFIMSNDLRTISYEAKELLQNRLLIYIDQDSLGKQGRRVAKVSSLEVWMRELVNEQYAVAVLNKGTDGIPKRFSMSLANLNITECALGYKLYDVFEKEFLGNFKPETNIEMVINPTGVVMLFVRPASIRFHPV; this is encoded by the exons ATGCAGCTGGTATATCTGGGCATTCTCCTTGCTCTGTCTGCCCTTTGTTCTTCTTTGGACAATGGCTTGGCCAAGACACCTCCAATGGGCTGGATGACATGGGAACGATATAGATGCAACATTGACTGCAAAATTGACCCAGAGAATTGTATTGG TGAAAATTTGATCAAAGGTATAGCTGACAAAATGGCTGACAGTGGCTGGAGGGAACTTGGTTATGTTTATATCAGCATCGATGACTGTTGGGCACTCAAGAGCAGGGATTCCAATGGGCAACTCCAACCTGATCCAGTAAGGTTTCCTAGTGGCATGAAAGCACTTGCTGACTAT gtaCATGCCAGAGGCCTAAAGTTAGGAATTTATGGTGACATGGGTAACTTTACTTGTGGTGGCTATCCAGGAACCACTCTTGACACTATCCAAATTGATGCTGACACGTTTGCATCGTGGGAAGTTGACATGTTAAAATTTGATGGCTGTTACTCAAATTCTTCAGAAAAAGCTTTAG GATACCCTAAAATGAGTTATGCACTGAATGCAACTGGGAGGCCAATCTTGTATTCCTGCAGCTGGCCTGCATATGAAGGTGGTCTTCCtcctcag GTAAATTACACGTTGCTTGGCAGCATTTGTAATTTGTGGAGAAACTATGGTGATATTCAGGATTCTTGGGACAGTGTGCTGAATATCCTAGAGTGGTTTGCCTCCAACCAGGATGCGCTACAGTCAGCTGCTGGCCCAGGCAGATGGAATGATCCAGATATG CTCATAACTGGAGACTTTGGATTGAGTTATGAACAATCTAAATCACAATTGGCTATTTGGGCAATCCTAGCAGCTCCATTTATTATGTCCAATGACTTAAGGACCATCTCGTATGAAGCCAAGGAGCTTTTACAGAACCGTCTTTTGATCTACATTGACCAGGACTCCCTAGGAAAACAGGGAAGGAGAGTGGCGAAG GTGAGTTCTCTGGAAGTCTGGATGAGAGAGTTGGTAAATGAACAGTATGCCGTGGCTGTCCTGAATAAAGGAACAGATGGAATTCCAAAGCGTTTCTCTATGAGCCTCGCCAACTTGAATATCACAGAGTGTGCACTCGGCTATAAACTCTATGATGTGTTTGAAAAAGAGTTCTTGGGAAATTTTAAACCTGAAACAAATATTGAGATGGTTATTAATCCAACAGGGGTAGTCATGTTGTTTGTTCGCCCAGCTTCCATCAGGTTTCATCCTGTGTAA